A single genomic interval of Pyrus communis chromosome 7, drPyrComm1.1, whole genome shotgun sequence harbors:
- the LOC137739591 gene encoding putative hydrolase C777.06c, whose amino-acid sequence MVQLLGTIRPSPSLSYFATYKRQLSFHSPPTKAPANGFSPFRRVFNSYLQSNSETTAAGSPCEHSEIIFIGTGTSEGIPRVSCLTNPLKTCAVCLKAVEPGNKNKRLNTSILVRYPRPSGNYNILIDAGKFFYHSALQWFTAYGIRTIDAVIITHSHADAIGGLDDLRDWTNNVQPSIPIYVAQRDFEVMKKTHYYLVDTSAVLAGAAVSELQFNIIREDPFVVQDLKFTPLPVWHGQGYRSLGFRFGNVCYISDVSDIPEETYPLLKDCELLILDALRPDRSSSTHFGLPRALEEVRKIQPRKTLFTGMMHLMDHEKVNDYLLKLKETEGLDVQLSYDGLRVPVAFWP is encoded by the exons ATGGTTCAACTTTTGGGCACCATTCGCCCTTCTCCTTCTCTGAGCTACTTTGCAACATACAAACGCCAGCTCTCATTCCACAGCCCTCCAACCAAAGCTCCGGCAAATGGGTTTTCTCCCTTCAGACGAGTTTTCAACTCTTACCTCCAATCTA ATTCAGAAACTACGGCCGCTGGCTCACCTTGTGAGCATTCAGAAATCATATTTATAGGTACTGGTACTAGTGAAGGAATTCCCCGAGTCAGCTGCCTCACAAATCCTTTAAAGACATGTGCG GTTTGCTTGAAAGCTGTGGAACCAGGGAATAAAAATAAGAGGCTCAACACAAGCATCCTTGTTCGTTATCCTAGACCCTCTGGAAATTATAACATTCTTATAGATGCTGGAAA GTTTTTCTACCACAGTGCTCTCCAATGGTTTACTGCCTATGG GATAAGAACAATTGATGCGGTTATTATTACTCATTCACATGCTGATGCAATTGGAG GTCTGGATGATCTTCGCGATTGGACAAACAATGTCCAACCCAGCATCCCGATCTATGTTGCCCAGCGTGATTTTGAG GTAATGAAAAAGACTCATTATTATTTGGTGGATACAAGTGCGGTTCTTGCTGGTGCTGCAGTCTCTGAGTTGCAATTTAATATCATACGTGAGGATCCATTTGTAGTACAAGATTTGAAG TTTACCCCTTTACCTGTGTGGCATGGTCAGGGTTATCGTTCCCTTGGATTTCGTTTTGGTAATGTTTGTTATATAAG TGATGTTAGTGATATACCTGAAGAAACTTATCCACTTCTGAAAGATTGTGAACTCCTTATTCTG GATGCTTTACGGCCAGATCGGTCTTCTTCAACGCATTTTGGACTCCCACGG GCTTTGGAGGAAGTACGGAAAATCCAACCGAGAAAGACTTTGTTCACTG GTATGATGCATCTGATGGATCATGAAAAGGTGAACGATTATCTTTTGAAATTGAAGGAGACAGAGGGTCTTGACGTACAACTGAGCTATGACGGACTTCGTGTACCAGTAGCGTTCTGGCCGTAA